The segment ATTGGTGCGGTGGAGGTGATCAACCGTCGCCTGACCGGTAACAATTTCCATATGTACCTCAAGCCCGATCGGCTGGTGGATCCTGAAGCCTTTGGCGTTCACGGCATTGCAGATGAGTTCCTGGCCGACAAGCCCGCCTTCAGCGAGATTGCGGATGAGTTCCTGGACTATATCCGGGGGGCGGAATTGGTGATCCACAATGCCCCGTTTGATATCGGCTTTATGGACTATGAGTTTGCAAAGCTGAACCGCGGCATTGAGAAAACCGAAGACTTTTGTAAGATCACTGACAGCCTCGCCCTGGCGCGTCGCATGTTCCCCGGCAAGCGTAACAGCCTCGATGCACTCTGCTCACGCTACGAGATAGATAACAGCAAACGTACCCTGCACGGCGCACTGCTCGATGCCGAGATTCTGGCGGAAGTCTTCCTGACCATGACCGGCGGGCAGACATCGCTCTCCTTCCTGTCAGAAAGTGAAAGCGCCCGTCAGGCGCAGGGTGAAAGCATCCAGCGCATCGTGCGTCCCGCCTCTGCACTGCGGGTCGTGACGGCCAGCGAGGAAGAGGTGGTTGCCCATGAGTCCCGTCTGGATCTGGTGATGAAAAAGGGCGGCAGCTGCCTGTGGCGTGGCTGAACCCTGTGATTTTGCGGATAAAAACAGCGACAAGTTGAAAAAAACAGCAAACGATTTATTCGCCAGGA is part of the Pantoea sp. Ep11b genome and harbors:
- the dnaQ gene encoding DNA polymerase III subunit epsilon; the protein is MSTANNRQIVLDTETTGMNMIGAHYEGHRIIEIGAVEVINRRLTGNNFHMYLKPDRLVDPEAFGVHGIADEFLADKPAFSEIADEFLDYIRGAELVIHNAPFDIGFMDYEFAKLNRGIEKTEDFCKITDSLALARRMFPGKRNSLDALCSRYEIDNSKRTLHGALLDAEILAEVFLTMTGGQTSLSFLSESESARQAQGESIQRIVRPASALRVVTASEEEVVAHESRLDLVMKKGGSCLWRG